From the genome of Methanofollis sp. UBA420:
AGCGGCATCCCTCTCATCGAGATCGTCACCGAACCCGACCTCAGGTCGCCGAAAGAGGCGCGCCGGTTCCTCACCAAGATGCGGGCGACCCTCGAGTACCTCGGCGTCTTCGACGGCGAGCGCGAGGGCGCCCTCCGTGTGGACGCCAACATCTCCATCAAGGGGTCCGAACGGGTCGAGATCAAGAACATCACCTCGTACAGGGGCGTCGAGAAGGCGCTCACCTTCGAGATCACCCGGCAGAAGGGCATGATCAGGCGCGGCGGCAGGGTCGTGCGCGAGACCCGCCACTTCCAGGAGGCCCGCGGCATCACCACCTCGGCCCGGTCCAAGGAGACGGAGACCGACTACCGCTACTTCCCCGAACCCGACCTCTGCCCCCTGCGGGTGCGGGACTGGGCACGGGAAGTCGTCCTCCCCGAACTCCCCGACGCACGGCGCGACCGCTTCATGGCCCAGTACGGCCTCTCCCTCAACCATGCCCGTACCCTCACCGGCGACCTCCGTCTCGCCGAGTTCTACGAAGCCCTGGCGGCGAAGGCCGACCCGGCCCTGGCCGCCACCTGGACCGCGGACACCCTCCTCGGCGAACTGAACTACCGGGACATGCCTGTGGCGAAGGTGCCACTCGACCACGTCGCCGACCTCATCGGCCTCGCCGGCAGGAACGAGATCACCGACAGGGTCGCCGTCGACGTGCTGCGGGCCATCCTCGACGCCGTCATGAAAGGAGAGACGCCACAGATGCCGACAGACTATGTCCGCACCCACAACCTCGGAAAGGGCGAGGCCGACGCCTTCTCCGCCGTCATCGACGAGGTGATCGCGGAGAACGAACAGGCGGTCGCGGACGTCCGCGCCGGTAAGAACGCCGCTCTCAACTTCCTTGTCGGCCAGGTGATGAAAAAGACCAGGGGCAAGGCCGACCCGAAGGAGATCACGCCCCTTATTGCCGCCCGTATCACCCCAGAGGGGGGAACATAGGCCGTGCATCTCATTGTCGCAGAAAAGAACATCTCGGCGCGGCGGATCGCCGCCATCCTCGCCAGAGACCAGAAGGTCACCACCAGGAAAGAGGGGGGCGTCGACACCTACGCCTTCGGCGACACCGTCATCGTCGGCCTGAAAGGCCATGTCGTCGAGGTCGATTTCGAGGCAGGATATACCAACTGGCGGAGCGAGGAACGCCCGCCGCGTAGCCTCATCGACGCCGGGATCGTCAAGAAGCCGACAGAGAAGAAGATCGTCGCCCTTCTCCAGAAACTCGCGAAGAAGGCCGACCGCGTCGTCATCGCCACCGACTTCGATGCGGAGGGCGAACTGATCGGCAAGGAAGCCCTCGAACTCGTCAGGGAAGTGAACACGGGCGTGCAGATCCTGCGGGCGAAGTTCTCGGCAATCACCCCGCAGGAGATCGGGCGGGCCTTCTCCGAACTTGCAGAACTCGACTTCGCCCTTGCAGCCGCGGGCGAATCGCGCCAGGTCATCGACCTGATGTGGGGTGCGTCCCTGACGCGGTTCATCTCCATCGCCGCGAAACGCGGGGGGGAGAACATCCTCTCGGTCGGCCGCGTCCAGAGTCCAACCCTTGCGATGATCGTCGACCGCGAGAGGGAGATCGAGGCCTTCGTGCCCGAGAAGTACTGGATGCTCACCCTCGACACGAAAAAGGGCGCCGACTCCCTTGAACTCCGCCACACCCACGGCCGGTTCACCGACCACGCGGAGGCCCTCGCCGCCGAGGCGCGGACACAGGATCCCCTCACCGTCACCGAGGTGCGGGAAGGGGTCAAGAACGACCGGGCGCCGACACCCTTCGACACCACGGCCCTCCTCGTCGCCGCAGGCAGGATCGGCTTTTCCGCATCGAACGCGATGCGCATCGCCGAAGACCTGTACATGAACGGTTTCATCTCGTACCCGAGGACGGACAACACCGTCTATCCAGCAAGCCTGAACCTCGGCGAGGTGCTCGACACACTGAAAAACACGGTCTTCGCACGGGACGTCGCCTGGGTCGAGATGCACAGGCGGCCCGAACCGACGCGGGGGAAGAAGTCGAGCACCGACCACCCGCCCATCCACCCGACCGGCGCCGCAAGCCGCGAGCAACTCGGCGACGATCGGTGGAAGATCTACGAACTCGTCGTGCGGCGGTTCCTTGCGACCCTCTCGCCCGACGCCGTCTGGAACACCATGAAGGTGAACTTCGACGCCGGCGGCGAACCGTACACCATCACAGGCGGACGCCTGAAGGAAGAGGGATGGCGGCGGGTCTACCCGTACAGCGAGGCCGCGGAACACGTGATCCCGGCCTGCACCGTCGGCGAACGCCTCCCCATTCTCGGAAAGGACCTTGAAGAGAAGGAGACCACCCCGCCGCCGCGGTACACCCAGAGCCGGCTCATCCAGAAGATGGAGGAACTCGGCCTCGGCACGAAGTCCACGCGCCACGAGGTGATCCAGAAACTCGTCTCCCGGCGGTACGTGCAGGGCAACCCCCTGCGCCCCACCCTCGTCGGCATGGCGGTGATCGAGTCTCTGGAGGGCCACGCCGATACGATCACGCGGCCCGACATGACCCGTATCCTCGAGTCCCACATGCAGCAGATCAAGGAGAACAGACGGACAAAGGACGACGTCGTCGGCGAGTCGCGGGAGATGCTCCACTCCGTCTTCGAAGACCTTGAGGCGCACGAGAACCAGATCGGGGACGAGATCATCAGCAGGACCGTCGAGGAGAAGACCGTCGGCCCCTGCCCGGTCTGCGGGAAAAAACTCCAGATCAGGCAGGCACACGGGGCCTCCCAGTTCATCGGGTGTTCCGGATACCCCGAATGCTCCTTCAACATCAGCCTCCCCGGCGTCCAGTGGGGGAAGGCGATCAGACTCGACAAAGTCTGCGAACGCCACGAACTCAACCACATCAGGCTGATCAGGAAAGGCGCCAGGCCCTGGGACATCGGCTGCCCGCTCTGCTCCCACATCGAGTCGAACACCGAGACCCTGCGCATGATGCCCCACATGACAGACGGCCTCATCGGACGTCTCCACACCCGCCACATCTACACGGTCCCCGACCTCGCCCATATGCCGGCAGGGGACCTGGCGCAGAAACTCAATGTCGACGAGAAGATGGCCGGGATACTCGTCTCCGAGGCAAAAGAGGTGCTCGACCGCCTCCGCAGGCGTTCCGAACTGAAGAAGTTCATCAGGGCCGAGATCCCGCCGAGGCGCGGGAGAAGCCATGCGAAGATCGCAAAGAAACTGCTCGAAGCCGGTATCGACGACATCACCTCCCTTGCCGCGGCGAACCCGCAAAAAATCGCCCAGGTCGGGATCTCCGCGGAGGAGGCAGACGGACTCCTGGCAAAGGCCCGGGCCCTCTGCAGTGAGCGCCGGTTGCGGGAGGTCGGTCTCCCCGCAGTGAGCATCAAAAAATATGTCGGCGCAGGGTTCCAGGGCCCCGAGGACTTCGCCACCCTCCACCCTGCGTACATCAGCGCGGCGAGCGGGATCAGGGTCGAGACGGTCTGCCGCCATGCCGAGGCGGCCTGCAGCGCCATCGGGCTGAAAACCCCGGCAAAGATCACCCAGAAGAAACTGGAAAAAGGGCGGGAAGAACTCCTGGCAATACCGGGCATCGGCGAGGCGACTCTCGAAAAACTCTACAGGGCCGGGATCACCGACGCGGCCAGCCTCGCCGCCGCCGATCCCGAAGAAGCCGCACAGAAGAGCGGTATCCCCACAGCAAAGATCAGGGAGTACAGCGCATCTCTATCGACAGGACACACACCACAGGAGTGAACACATGACAGACATGCATCAGAACTGGAAGAACTGGGCACATGTGACAAAACTCGATCCAGACAAGCACCTCAACCAGGAAGCGATCGAAGGAGTCGCCACGAGCGGGACCGACGCCATCCTCCTCTCCGGCACCCTCAATGTGACGCCGGAAAACCTTGCCGAACTCCGCAAGCAGGTCGAAGACTACGGCATCCCCCTCGTCGTCGAACCGGCCGACCCCTCGGGGGCCGTCTTCGAGGGCGTCGACATGCTCTTTGTCCCGAGCGTCCTCAACACCCCGGACGCCCGCTGGGTCGTCGGCAAACACCAGCAGTGGGCGCTCCAGAACCCCGACATCCCCTGGGACCGCGTCGTCCCCGAGGCCTACGTCGTCCTCAACCCCGCCTCCTCGGTCGGGAAGGTGACGAAGGCCGTCTGCGACCTCGCACCTGCGGAGGTCGCGGCCTATGCCAGGACCGCCGAGCACTACTTCCACTTCCCGATCGTGTACATCGAGTACTCGGGGACCTACGGCAACCCCGCCGTCGTGAAAGCGGCGTCCGAAGCCGTCGATAACGCGGTGCTCTACTACGGCGGCGGCATCGACTCCGCGGAGAAGGCCGCGGAGATGGGGCAGTACGCCGACACGATCGTCGTCGGCAATGCCGTCTATGAGAAGGGCCTCGATGCCCTGAGGGCGACGGTCAGGGCCGTCCAGTGACGACCATGCCCGAGATCGCGATCGTCCTTGTGGAACCCCTGTACGAGGGGAATGTCGGTTCCGTCGCCCGGGCCATGAAGAACTTCGGGTTCACCAGACTCGTGCTGGTCGACCCCTGCCCCCTCGGGGACGAGGCCCATGCCCATGCCTCCCACGCGCTCGACGTCCTCGAAGGCGCGGAGAGAAAGACTCTCGACGAGGTTTATGCGGAGAGCGACCTCGTCGTGGCGACGACAGGCGAACTCTCCAAGTCGGTCTGCACCTCGATGCGGATGCCCTACTACACGCCGTCCGAGATCAGGTCGATCGTCGCGGAGGTCGACGGGCGGGTGAGCATCCT
Proteins encoded in this window:
- the gatB gene encoding Asp-tRNA(Asn)/Glu-tRNA(Gln) amidotransferase subunit GatB gives rise to the protein MSDTTDVIIGLEIHCQLNTKTKLFCGCSTDYKNDGPNTHVCPICLGLPGAMPMINKKAVEYGLKVARALNLEIPEEGEFSRKNYFYPDLPKGYQITMYDRPLAVKGYLEIEDDNGIDKKIEITRIHLEEDPGKLVHVGGTARAHYTLVDYNRSGIPLIEIVTEPDLRSPKEARRFLTKMRATLEYLGVFDGEREGALRVDANISIKGSERVEIKNITSYRGVEKALTFEITRQKGMIRRGGRVVRETRHFQEARGITTSARSKETETDYRYFPEPDLCPLRVRDWAREVVLPELPDARRDRFMAQYGLSLNHARTLTGDLRLAEFYEALAAKADPALAATWTADTLLGELNYRDMPVAKVPLDHVADLIGLAGRNEITDRVAVDVLRAILDAVMKGETPQMPTDYVRTHNLGKGEADAFSAVIDEVIAENEQAVADVRAGKNAALNFLVGQVMKKTRGKADPKEITPLIAARITPEGGT
- a CDS encoding DNA topoisomerase I, with product MHLIVAEKNISARRIAAILARDQKVTTRKEGGVDTYAFGDTVIVGLKGHVVEVDFEAGYTNWRSEERPPRSLIDAGIVKKPTEKKIVALLQKLAKKADRVVIATDFDAEGELIGKEALELVREVNTGVQILRAKFSAITPQEIGRAFSELAELDFALAAAGESRQVIDLMWGASLTRFISIAAKRGGENILSVGRVQSPTLAMIVDREREIEAFVPEKYWMLTLDTKKGADSLELRHTHGRFTDHAEALAAEARTQDPLTVTEVREGVKNDRAPTPFDTTALLVAAGRIGFSASNAMRIAEDLYMNGFISYPRTDNTVYPASLNLGEVLDTLKNTVFARDVAWVEMHRRPEPTRGKKSSTDHPPIHPTGAASREQLGDDRWKIYELVVRRFLATLSPDAVWNTMKVNFDAGGEPYTITGGRLKEEGWRRVYPYSEAAEHVIPACTVGERLPILGKDLEEKETTPPPRYTQSRLIQKMEELGLGTKSTRHEVIQKLVSRRYVQGNPLRPTLVGMAVIESLEGHADTITRPDMTRILESHMQQIKENRRTKDDVVGESREMLHSVFEDLEAHENQIGDEIISRTVEEKTVGPCPVCGKKLQIRQAHGASQFIGCSGYPECSFNISLPGVQWGKAIRLDKVCERHELNHIRLIRKGARPWDIGCPLCSHIESNTETLRMMPHMTDGLIGRLHTRHIYTVPDLAHMPAGDLAQKLNVDEKMAGILVSEAKEVLDRLRRRSELKKFIRAEIPPRRGRSHAKIAKKLLEAGIDDITSLAAANPQKIAQVGISAEEADGLLAKARALCSERRLREVGLPAVSIKKYVGAGFQGPEDFATLHPAYISAASGIRVETVCRHAEAACSAIGLKTPAKITQKKLEKGREELLAIPGIGEATLEKLYRAGITDAASLAAADPEEAAQKSGIPTAKIREYSASLSTGHTPQE
- a CDS encoding phosphoglycerol geranylgeranyltransferase — its product is MHQNWKNWAHVTKLDPDKHLNQEAIEGVATSGTDAILLSGTLNVTPENLAELRKQVEDYGIPLVVEPADPSGAVFEGVDMLFVPSVLNTPDARWVVGKHQQWALQNPDIPWDRVVPEAYVVLNPASSVGKVTKAVCDLAPAEVAAYARTAEHYFHFPIVYIEYSGTYGNPAVVKAASEAVDNAVLYYGGGIDSAEKAAEMGQYADTIVVGNAVYEKGLDALRATVRAVQ